The genomic interval GAGAGTTTATACCACTTCCTAAGAAAAGAGGACCATTTAACAATTCCCTCTTAGGGAGACCCCTCTGACTGCTGGGCACAGACACCTTTGTAGCTTGGGgctggaagaagagggagagtATTCCTGAGGAGGGACTGGAATTCCCTCCTCAGGaagagggggcaggggaaggCGGAGCATTGCCTCTCTGCAGCTGGCCGTGGTCCCCAGAAATTGGCATCTGTGACTCAGGGCTCCCGTTAGCTCAGGGAGAGTGTCCCTGAAAGTCTGCGGCAGCCTGTTTTCATGCTCCTGTGCCCTAATCACCTCTCTGGGCTCTGCCTTGGGGATACCAGTGAATGTGGCACGGAGGAGACCATTAGCAAGGAAGGGCACTCAGTGGGGAATGCAGGCACAGGGGACTTCAGACAGGAGGAGCTGATTAGTGCAAGGAGATGAAGACAGGGCCCCCTGGGCGGGGGACTGGCCAGTGGGACTTCTGTAGCCTCCGTGGGTTGGGGGTCATCATTCCAAGACTCTATTTGTATTTACACAGACTTTGCCATTTATCCCTATTTTCTGTCACCAGGTAAATTAATGGTGACTTCTATTTTTCagtctttgaaaggaaaaaaaaaaaagcaggtgatCTTTACCCTTTTGGAAGGCAATGAGGCAATCACCTCAAGTACTCAACTGAAGGGGTCACCCAAAATTCAGCACATGaggtaaatatgatttttaaggtctttgggattgaacccggggcctcagaaatgccaggcaagtgccccaccactgagctacatccccaaccaaagataaataatatttaatgcaatacttttttcattcaaaattgatattttaaaattatacatattttggggtacagtgtgataatttgatatatgtTAAATCAAAAGGAATTTCAAAAACCCCGCGATAAAGCATTATATCAGCATTTAAATAGAACAGTTGACATACTGCTCTTATAGGACCCTGTCTCCCTCACGACACTCTGACCCAGGGGTCTAGAACTTGCTACTTATAAAAAGCaacatataggggctggggttgtggctcagtggtagagcacttgcctggcatgtgtgaggtcctgggttcgattctcagcaccacatataaataaataaggttccattgacaactaaaaatatattttaaaactttttttttaaaaaaagcaacataTAATCACTGAGTCCAACCTTTTTGATTGTTTCAAATGTATATAACAACTAATACTAAGTAAAGGAGTAAAAATAaggtttgttttaatttcagaagGCATTAACATTGGTCCAAACTACAGGAAGTTGGCTTTTTCTCTGAAACCATGGGAACCCCAGTGCTGGTTCTGGGGTGAATCAGAAGCCAGCTTTGCCTTCAGCTTTCAGTCGCACAGTGTGGTTCTCACCCATCCCCCAGGACGTTCCAAGCTGTCTGCGGAACCATGACCCACTGCAGAGCACCAGCTGTCCCCGGGACTCACCCGCACCTTCCCTCCTGTGCGGCAACTGTGAGGGGCGAGGGGGGGCATTCACCATGTGGGACTTCACATTTCATAGGGAAGGTGAAAGGTGTCCCCAGGTATTGCTGCTTACCTACCCCAGGACTCCTAATGTAACCCAAGAACCTGGCTTTAGAAGGGATCAGGAATTTTTTTAGGCAAACAGCTCAATACAGGTTGAACTTCTGTCAACAtccaaaatgtgaaaaatgcTCCCAAGTCCAAAACTTTGGAGCATGATGCCATAACTGGAAAATTCCACGTGTGACTTCCATAATGGGTCACAGCCAAAGTGCAGGTGACTAAAAACACTGCAGGTAATTCCTTTCAGgacatgtgtgtgtggtgtgtacgAAACATACATGATTTCATGTTGAGGCCCGTGTTCTATCCCCAGGATATCTCaatgtgtatatgcacatatttcaagatctgaaaaaaaattctgaaatctgaaatacttctaaTCCCAGGCACTTTGGATAGTCTATACTCAATTTGTATTTAAACATGATGACCTTTTCCATATCAATTCAGctactaaaaaataacaaaacagaaacatgGTGTTCAGTTTGACCAAACTCTTAAGGGGTCTCCCTAATTCTCCCCCATTAGGTATTTCTTCCTAACCTCATGATAAGAACGTATTTCTTCATCCTAGGCTCATTTCCTTGGTGTTAGCCAGAGTTCATCCaactctccttcctccctggcctccctcctcctACCCCTTGAGAAGTGGGTGCTTCTGATCCCTGTTCTTCAACTCAAAGAATAAGTTCCTGGCCTTTCAGCTTCACAGGTGAGACTTTAGCGACTGACTTAATCTCTTTgtacttcagtttcttcatcttcaaaataGAACTACTGATTCTATTTTCCTCTTAAAGTAAAAGAACACATGCTAAACTCTTAAGATCTATCATTACTCattggaaaatgcaaatcaaaaccctaGTAAAGCTGATTGGgtttctcagtggtagagcacttgcctagtatgtaaaaggtcctgggttcaatcatctgaaaaatcaaattaaattaaataccaAGAAGATACCACTAGGATGACTAtagtgaaaaagaaaggaattaaagttattggtgagaatgtgaagCAATCAGAACACTGTTGGTGGGGATCTAAAACGAGCAGTCTCTTTGGAAGAGACTGTGGCAGTTCCTCAAATGACTAAACAAGGAGTTACTGTATGGTCCATCAATTACACTCTTAGGTATATAGCAAAAGATATGAAGACATATGCTCATGCAAAAATTTGTACATTATTATTTAgagcagcataattcataatagacAAAAGAGAGAGACAAAGCAAATGACTATTGATTGCTCAGCTGATAACCAGAATGTGGTCTAGCCAATCAGTGGAATAGCATACAaccacaaaaaggaatgaagcacTGATCCATCATACAACACGGATGAATCCTGAAAACATGATGCTGAGTGAAAGAACGCAAACACCGGAAGACATGCATCATATGATTCCACCTCTATGAAATGTCCACAAGAGGGAGATCCAAAGAGAGAGTATATTAGTGcttgtcagggcctggggggaaATAGGAGCAATGATTGGAGGGATCATGGATTCCTTTTGCAGGTGATGAAAATGTCCAAAATTGGCTGTGCTGATGACTGCACAAAACTTCAAACAATAAATTATATGGTATATGAGTCATATCTCATTAAAGGTGCCAAAAAGATGGAACCTACATGATCAATGCTGAAAAGCTCGGGAGCAACGGCCGGCATAACCATTaacaagaaaggaaggagagaggggggaggagaagggaggagaggagggagatggAAGGGTGAACTGCTCACACACAGTCCCTGCAGAGGGCCAGCTCTTCAAGAGTTCTGGGGAAGGAGTTTGCTGAGCAAGGTCTTCTTCATGGTGACCTTCAGCTCCTTGTTCCTGAGGCTGAAGATGATGGGGCTGAGGAAGGGCGTGAGGACCGTGTAGGTGATGCCCATCAAGGTGTCTCCTTCCAGGGACTGTGGTCCCTTGGGCTTGAGGTAGATGACAGAGGCAAAGCCGTAGTGCACGATCACCACTGTGAGGTGGGaagcacaggtggagaaggccttgtgCCGCCCCTCTGCTGATGAGATCCTCAAGATGGCGGCCACGATGAAGGTGTaggagaggaggatgaggaggaagcaGCCCAGCAGGGCCGTGATGCACACCAGGCCCACACCTTTGGCCACCACTGGGACATCCTCCCCACAGGCCAGCTTCAACAGGGGTGGGACGTGGCAGAAGAAATGTTGGACCTCGTTGGGTCCACAGAAGGTGAGATGGAAAATGGCCATTGTCACCACCAGCCCCATGACAGAACCACCTGCCCAGGACCAGGCCACCAGGCAGGCACAGGCACGGGGGCTCATGAGCATGTTGTAGCGCAGTGGATGGCAGATGGCCACGTAGCGGTCATAGCCCATGATGGTGAGCAGGAAGGAGTGGGTGAAGCCAAATGTGAAAGAGAAGAACATCTGGTTGCCGCAGGCGACAAAGGCGATGGAGTGGTGGGCGGAGAGCAGGTCAGCCAGCATGCGGGGGATGATGGCCAAGGTGTAGAGGATCTCGGAGATGGAGAGGGCGCACAGGAAGaggtacatgggggtgtggaggctGCGCTCGCTCCAGATGGTGGCCATGATGAGCAGGTTGCCCAGCAGCGTGAAGAGGTACATGAGCAGGAAGAGCAGAAAGAACATCAGCTGGAGGTGGGGGAAGGCGGAGAAGCCAATGAGGATGAACTCGGACACGAGGGTATGGTTTAGTCCCAGCATGGCAGTCACACTTGACAGAGGAGACAGGAAAGAAGCCTCAGTGTTTGGAGCACTGGGTCACCTGGGAGTTCTTCTTGGAAGGACCCCTGAGGTGCTCCTTCACCTGTCCAGTCATTGTCAGTCCAGATGTGAAAAGACTGTTATACAACTGTCCCATGTGTTAACAAGATTGGTTCTGAAATGCCCCATATGTCAACATCCACAAATAACCAGGTCCTTTATATGAAAGGGCTGCGTGAACCTGTGTATTTCCTCTCGCAgctttaaatcatttttagatGACTTAGAATATGCAACACAACACCCATGCTCTTCAATACAACACCCATGCTCTTCAATACAACACCCACGCTCTTCAATACAACACCCATGCTATGGAAATAATTGTTATACTGGATTGCGTAGAGAAAAATGACAAGTGGAAAATCTGTGCATGTTCAATACCGATACAAGAATCAAAGGCCCATCTACATTTTTGATCCCTGGATGTGGAACAGATGGACACAGGGAGCTGGCTGGAATAAGGTGCTGAGTTTAAACAAGATAATGCATCCTAAGTGCACGACAACTAGCAGAAACTCAGGGAATAGTGATACTGGTAATAGTTATTACTGCTATTTTAAATCCTAAAGATAGGATCTCAGAATATCTATCCAGCCACAACCAGCTTGAGtcctcattttagagatgagggcCCTTTAGATGGATCCTGAATGTTTGTGACTTTAGTCTTCTCTTCCCTAAAACGAAGATAACAATCTCAAATGGATAGGGTTGTtattaagattaaataagattGTGCTCATAATGTACCTACCAAACGGCTTGGTGTAAGTACTTAAGAAACTGAGGACAGGCCTAGATGGCCACACGCAGATTCTTCTAAACCATAGCAACCTACAGGTATATCTTTTCTTTGGTGAGTTTAATCCATTTGCCTTTTTGGTAATTACTCTTGATTTGGAATCAAACTGGTATCTTACTTAATATCCcagatattataagtaatatatatgtacaattatatgtgtatgtttattctttattaagtacatataaacacacaaataagCACACACTTGTTTTCACCACACCAAAGAACAAACACTATTTAAGAACATGGAATTTCCCCTATAAAAAGCCTTATGTTAGGACATGAGGAAAGTCTAGATAAATTCTCAAATACCAGTCTCAGGAAGACAGATTCTCTGACCATTCTGCAGTAAAGGAATTAATAATAGGTATATGAATAATTTCTCATGTTTGGAACAGAAATATCAACTTGAATTTTGTGATGTTGCCATAGTAATATATTCTTCAACCATCTCTGGCCTAGAAGGAGAATTAAGAAATACTTTGTACTAgggttgggtttgtagctcagcggtggataggccctgcatgtgtgagggcctgggtttcaCCCCAATGACAACAGGAATCAAAAGAAATTCCAAGaactaaatgataaaaaaaaatacaaaaaataaaaaaagaattaaatgataaTGAAATGTTGATTAACAACTAAGTGAAATGGATTGTATCCTGAAACATAACAATGACAATATAGAAAAATTGGCAATATTTAAGTAAGATGTGTTTGCATAAAAGTATTGTACCACTGTTGACCTCCAGGTGAGTCTACAAGGGTTACATATGAGGCTGCCAAGAGGAGAAGTTGCGAGGGAAGTACAAGAATTTTCTGTATTCTATTTGCAATTTCTTTGTAAGTTCAAACTTAGCaaataattaaaagtgaaaaaagtaTCATTTCAATAGcagcaaaatcaaacaaatatCTAGGAATTAATTTAGCCCAGAACACAAAAGGCCTCCATGGAGATCAATTGAACCTCTCATGAGTAGAAAACATGgaaaaagagttttttaaaaactagatgaCATTTGAATACAATAGTAGAAAAATATCAGTTCTTCCAAGGTTAATCTACACATTCAAAGAAGACCTATCAAAAAattcagatgtttttttttttagaaagacgACATGGTTATTACAAAACTTTCATGACAAAATAAAGATCatgaaaaaattatgtcattCTTGAGAATGacgagggaagaggggaggaggaaatTGCATTCCCAGATATCGTGATGGTCTAGAAAGCCATGGAAATAAAGCTCTGGGGGACTAGTGAAGGACAAACAGACCCGTGGGTCAGAATGGAGACTCAGGCACGGAGCACTGTGTAGATGGTTAAGGTAGATGGCACGGAGCACTGTGTAGATGGCACAGACCAAAAGGCAAAGGATGGGTTGTTGACAGGATGCTGTTGATAAAAGCATCTTTCTATGGAGACAAAAGCAGACCTGGACTCTCCGTGATAACACATTCGAATAAAGACCCAATTCAatgggtggctcagtggtggagcactctcctggcatgtatgagacactgggttctattctcaatgccacatataaataaataaaggtccattgacaactaaaaaatatttttaaaaaagaaccaattaatgGCCAAGCCAAGGAAGATGCAAACATAGTTAACAAAAGAAATGCTGGATGATCTTTATGATCAAAGAATAGGAGAAGACTtctttgaaaagcaaaacaaaacaaaacataagagaaataaaaccatCAATTTTGTTACACTGACATCATGTATCCAATCACAGAGAGCCCTGTGGATAAAGTCAACAGAAGACAGACTGCAAGAAGATATCTGCAGCATTAAAAACAGACAGGAGATTAATATCTAGAGTCTACAAGGCACATccacaaaccaaaaagaaaacagactggAACCATggtaaaaaatagacaaaggataAATAGGCAATTTGCAGAAGAGGAGACCCAATAGGCTAAGGGCAACTAAGACATCTGAAGCTCACCAGCCACTAGAGAAGAACAACTTAAACCAGTAaagtgagaaaacaaaaagacagaagGTTCTCAACACACAGTAGTAGTAAGGTTTGAGGAGATGGGAATGCTAACTTTATCAtcacacactatatatatgtCAAATTCTCATGCTCTACCACATAACCATGTATAACTAttgtttgtcaattaaaaaaataaagagataggaTGCAGCTATTCCAGTAGGTACCTGGATGTTCATGTCCAAATTAGGAGAACACTTACCCCAAGTCCCAGAAATTACTCCTGGATCTCCACCTGAAGGACCTTCTTTCTCCCAGGTGAGGGGG from Urocitellus parryii isolate mUroPar1 chromosome 3, mUroPar1.hap1, whole genome shotgun sequence carries:
- the LOC113183497 gene encoding olfactory receptor 10H5; the encoded protein is MLGLNHTLVSEFILIGFSAFPHLQLMFFLLFLLMYLFTLLGNLLIMATIWSERSLHTPMYLFLCALSISEILYTLAIIPRMLADLLSAHHSIAFVACGNQMFFSFTFGFTHSFLLTIMGYDRYVAICHPLRYNMLMSPRACACLVAWSWAGGSVMGLVVTMAIFHLTFCGPNEVQHFFCHVPPLLKLACGEDVPVVAKGVGLVCITALLGCFLLILLSYTFIVAAILRISSAEGRHKAFSTCASHLTVVIVHYGFASVIYLKPKGPQSLEGDTLMGITYTVLTPFLSPIIFSLRNKELKVTMKKTLLSKLLPQNS